One Spirochaeta africana DSM 8902 genomic window carries:
- a CDS encoding ATP-grasp domain-containing protein — protein sequence MRLLEYQGKDVFRRAGLAVPQARLLTVESPGQCAEAVRTAAGELLQTGGAEHDAKKPATAGAGPDAAEPATAGAARVVVKAQVNMGGRGKAGLIKLADSPDTAAAAAAEILATPYSVPRLLVEEAVDLERELYLSISPDAGSARFIVLASLEGGVEIEELARERPDAIKRLSIDPIAGLQPYQSRELAYDLGLAGDVARQFARLVAALYRVFRDNDAELAEINPVFLTRDGRLVAGDAKLIIDDNSLDRQPQFEISREQFESDAAYESALEGIPYVQFDGDISLMCAGAGLTTTVYDLVNFEGGTVANYLEFGGPNYHKAQRAMELCLQNRSKVILVVTFGTIARADVMADGVVEAIRNLQPDRPIVTCIRGTNEEAAEQTLRAAGLEPLFDAEEAVRTAVALARERA from the coding sequence GTGAGATTACTTGAGTATCAGGGAAAGGACGTGTTCCGTCGTGCCGGTCTGGCGGTGCCGCAGGCGCGCCTGCTGACGGTCGAGTCACCCGGGCAATGCGCCGAAGCGGTCCGGACCGCAGCCGGGGAACTGCTGCAGACCGGTGGCGCCGAACATGATGCAAAAAAGCCGGCAACTGCCGGTGCCGGACCGGACGCCGCGGAGCCGGCAACTGCCGGTGCTGCCCGGGTTGTGGTAAAGGCGCAGGTGAACATGGGGGGGCGCGGCAAGGCCGGGTTGATCAAGCTGGCCGACAGCCCGGATACAGCAGCCGCGGCGGCTGCAGAGATCCTGGCGACCCCCTACAGCGTGCCCCGGCTGCTGGTCGAGGAAGCGGTTGATCTTGAACGTGAACTGTACCTCTCGATCTCGCCGGATGCCGGCAGCGCCCGCTTTATCGTTCTGGCGTCGCTGGAAGGCGGGGTGGAGATCGAGGAGCTGGCCAGGGAGCGCCCCGATGCAATCAAGCGGCTGTCCATTGATCCGATCGCGGGACTGCAGCCGTACCAGAGTCGGGAACTGGCGTATGATCTGGGGCTTGCCGGCGATGTTGCCAGACAGTTTGCCCGTCTGGTTGCCGCCCTGTACCGCGTGTTTCGCGACAACGATGCCGAGCTGGCCGAGATCAACCCGGTATTCCTGACGCGCGACGGCAGGCTGGTGGCCGGGGATGCCAAGCTGATTATCGATGACAACAGTCTGGACCGGCAGCCGCAGTTCGAGATAAGTCGCGAGCAGTTCGAGTCGGATGCGGCCTATGAGTCCGCCCTGGAGGGGATACCCTATGTGCAGTTTGATGGGGATATCTCGTTGATGTGCGCAGGGGCCGGTCTTACCACCACGGTTTATGACCTGGTGAATTTCGAGGGCGGTACTGTCGCCAACTATCTGGAATTCGGCGGGCCAAACTATCACAAGGCACAGCGGGCCATGGAGCTGTGTCTGCAGAACCGCAGCAAGGTGATCCTGGTGGTGACCTTTGGCACGATTGCCCGGGCTGATGTAATGGCCGACGGGGTGGTAGAGGCCATCCGTAATCTTCAGCCCGATCGCCCGATCGTCACCTGCATTCGCGGTACCAACGAGGAAGCAGCCGAACAGACCCTGCGGGCGGCCGGACTGGAGCCACTGTTCGATGCCGAAGAGGCGGTTCGCACCGCCGTAGCGCTGGCCCGGGAGAGAGCATAA
- a CDS encoding sulfite exporter TauE/SafE family protein, with product MPELAVLGLIYGTAGLLQGVVGFGFALLSVPLVAGIYDLPTAVIMNTVVGTANCAYKAWLLREQAEYRLVLQFFAAASLGVPVGVLAISRAAHGPAMIGLGLFVIVVAAANLLSREGVGVAMRRSEGFWLLAGLTGLFAGAFSTPGPAAVPYFVGRSSRVESAKANLQVFFTLAALPVIVFHSAAGNMSATALARASLFLPLVLLLTFAGTRAARLLRADRLRRVVDGGLIALGAYLILEQLAR from the coding sequence ATGCCTGAGCTGGCAGTACTGGGGCTGATCTACGGAACCGCTGGCCTGCTGCAAGGGGTGGTGGGATTCGGCTTTGCCCTGCTGTCGGTACCGCTGGTGGCCGGGATCTACGATCTGCCGACCGCGGTAATCATGAACACCGTGGTGGGAACCGCCAACTGTGCCTACAAGGCCTGGCTGCTGCGCGAACAGGCCGAGTACCGGCTGGTGCTGCAGTTCTTTGCGGCGGCAAGCCTGGGGGTGCCGGTCGGGGTGCTGGCGATCAGCCGGGCTGCCCACGGCCCTGCCATGATCGGTCTGGGCCTGTTTGTGATTGTGGTGGCCGCAGCCAACCTGCTGTCCCGGGAGGGTGTTGGCGTGGCAATGCGCCGCAGCGAAGGCTTCTGGCTGCTGGCAGGGCTGACCGGGTTGTTTGCCGGTGCCTTCAGTACCCCGGGGCCAGCAGCGGTGCCCTACTTTGTCGGGCGATCATCGCGAGTGGAGTCGGCCAAGGCAAACCTGCAGGTCTTTTTTACCCTGGCAGCGCTGCCGGTAATTGTGTTCCATAGCGCCGCCGGGAATATGTCGGCGACGGCGCTGGCGCGGGCAAGCCTGTTTCTTCCGCTGGTGCTGCTTCTGACCTTTGCTGGTACCCGGGCTGCGCGGCTGCTGCGGGCAGACCGGCTGCGTCGGGTGGTAGATGGCGGGCTGATCGCCCTTGGCGCATATCTGATACTGGAGCAGCTGGCTAGGTAG
- a CDS encoding transketolase family protein has translation MKYKITRAQAAEGVEMRAVYGECLLEMAAKDERIVVLDADLMRANGTVVFREAYPERTFDVGVAEANMVGISAGLSAAGLIPFPASFTCFAARRTFDQFFISANYAQLNVKLTGTDPGVAAAFNGGTHMSFEDIGLMRTIPGLLICEPSDPVSLARLLPQIAARYGSSYLRLHRKPIVPIYDEDEQFELGKGKLVCEGSDLTIVAAGAIMVAEAIEAAEVLDSRGISAAVIDMHTIKPIDAELLLQQARKTGAVLTAENHQIMGGLGSAVAEVLVEGYPVPMQRIGIQDEFGEVGTQGYLQKRFGLTADRVAAAAEQLVARK, from the coding sequence ATGAAATACAAGATAACACGAGCACAGGCAGCTGAGGGTGTCGAGATGCGCGCGGTATACGGTGAGTGTCTGCTGGAAATGGCGGCAAAGGATGAGCGGATAGTGGTGCTGGATGCGGATCTGATGCGCGCCAACGGGACGGTGGTGTTTCGGGAGGCCTATCCCGAGCGGACATTCGATGTCGGGGTGGCCGAGGCCAACATGGTCGGGATATCGGCCGGGCTGTCGGCAGCCGGATTAATTCCGTTTCCGGCAAGTTTCACCTGTTTTGCCGCTCGGCGCACCTTTGACCAGTTTTTTATCTCTGCCAATTATGCGCAGCTGAATGTAAAACTGACCGGTACCGATCCCGGGGTGGCAGCAGCCTTTAACGGCGGGACACACATGTCGTTCGAGGACATCGGGCTCATGCGGACCATTCCGGGGCTGTTGATATGCGAGCCGAGCGATCCGGTAAGCCTGGCCCGGCTGCTGCCGCAGATTGCAGCCCGGTACGGATCGAGCTACCTGCGGCTGCATCGCAAGCCGATTGTCCCCATCTACGACGAGGACGAGCAGTTTGAACTGGGCAAGGGTAAGCTGGTGTGCGAGGGCAGCGATCTGACGATTGTAGCTGCCGGAGCGATAATGGTTGCCGAGGCAATCGAGGCGGCCGAGGTGCTGGATTCTCGTGGGATATCGGCAGCGGTAATCGATATGCACACGATCAAACCGATAGATGCCGAGCTGCTGCTGCAGCAGGCCAGAAAAACCGGTGCGGTGCTGACCGCCGAGAATCACCAGATTATGGGTGGGCTTGGCAGTGCGGTGGCCGAGGTCCTGGTTGAGGGATATCCCGTGCCGATGCAGCGTATCGGGATTCAGGATGAGTTTGGCGAGGTCGGAACCCAGGGCTATCTGCAGAAGCGCTTTGGACTGACGGCCGATCGGGTTGCCGCAGCTGCCGAGCAGCTGGTGGCACGCAAGTAA
- a CDS encoding RpiB/LacA/LacB family sugar-phosphate isomerase: MGRKITVAVASDKSGFPLKQAVVEYLRGRDDIEVLDYGLASLEENEPYHVQAAKVARAIQAGTAERGVLICGTGQGVGIVANKFKGIYAVVADTIFAAERGRIINDANVVTMGGWITAPRLGVEIVRSWLATGFTETMEDRAEWLKAAFGKVQEIEAENFRDE, translated from the coding sequence ATGGGACGCAAAATAACCGTAGCGGTAGCCAGCGATAAATCCGGCTTTCCACTGAAGCAGGCAGTGGTCGAGTACCTGCGTGGTCGCGATGACATAGAGGTGCTTGATTATGGTCTGGCCAGTCTGGAGGAGAACGAGCCCTATCATGTGCAGGCTGCCAAGGTGGCCAGAGCGATTCAGGCCGGCACGGCCGAACGCGGGGTGCTGATCTGCGGTACCGGTCAGGGCGTCGGTATCGTAGCCAACAAGTTCAAGGGGATCTACGCGGTGGTCGCGGATACCATTTTTGCGGCTGAACGCGGTCGGATAATCAACGACGCCAATGTGGTTACCATGGGTGGCTGGATAACCGCCCCGCGATTAGGGGTGGAGATTGTTCGCAGCTGGCTGGCTACCGGCTTTACCGAAACCATGGAGGATCGGGCCGAGTGGCTCAAGGCAGCATTCGGCAAGGTGCAGGAAATCGAGGCGGAGAATTTTCGCGATGAGTGA
- a CDS encoding aldehyde dehydrogenase family protein: MSDDAGYIAELVTRARRAQEQIADYTQQQIDDVCLSVGWEVYEDRNIADLARVAVESSGMGNVPDKITKHKVKVLGVLKDLKGAISVGEIFRDPGRGITKYAKPVGVVGALLPVTNPTATPASNGLSILKGRNAVIFAPHPRAAAASKLAVEYMRQGLKRVGAPEDLVQITEEPSIGRTGELMKQVDLVVATGGGAMVKAAYSSGTPAYGVGPGNSVQIIAEDADLPDAVAKIALSKVFDYATSCSSENSVIIHQDLYEQAVARFVEHEHSYLIQGEEREQLERWMWRPNKHGVPGLNPAIIAQSAVRIAADAGIQVPEETRILLVEGRDPLEQDHFAEEKLCPVLTLYRARDFAEAVDLLTRLTDNAGTGHSCGIHTFRSEYVHELGMRMRTSRIMVRQAQAPANGGNFFNGMPSTVTLGCGTWGGNSTTENINYRHFLNVTWVSEPIPVEKPSDEEMWGDFHSRYPG, translated from the coding sequence ATGAGTGATGATGCAGGATATATAGCCGAACTGGTTACCCGGGCGCGCCGGGCGCAGGAGCAGATTGCCGACTACACCCAGCAGCAGATCGATGATGTCTGTCTGTCGGTCGGCTGGGAGGTGTACGAGGACCGCAACATCGCCGATCTGGCCCGGGTGGCGGTCGAGTCGTCCGGTATGGGCAACGTGCCGGACAAGATCACCAAGCACAAGGTCAAGGTGCTGGGGGTCCTCAAGGATCTGAAGGGCGCAATAAGCGTGGGCGAGATTTTCCGTGATCCCGGTCGGGGGATTACCAAATACGCCAAACCGGTCGGGGTGGTGGGTGCCCTGCTGCCGGTAACCAATCCGACGGCCACTCCGGCCAGCAACGGCCTGTCGATTTTGAAGGGGCGCAATGCAGTGATTTTTGCACCCCATCCCCGGGCAGCTGCTGCCAGCAAGCTGGCGGTCGAGTATATGCGCCAGGGGCTGAAGCGGGTCGGCGCACCCGAAGATCTGGTACAGATTACCGAGGAGCCTTCGATCGGACGCACCGGGGAGCTGATGAAGCAGGTCGATCTGGTGGTTGCCACCGGGGGCGGTGCGATGGTCAAGGCGGCATACTCCAGTGGTACCCCGGCGTACGGGGTGGGGCCGGGAAACTCGGTGCAGATTATTGCCGAGGACGCCGATCTGCCGGATGCGGTTGCAAAGATTGCCCTGAGCAAGGTCTTTGATTACGCCACCAGCTGTTCCAGCGAGAACAGCGTGATCATTCATCAGGATCTGTACGAGCAGGCGGTTGCCCGGTTCGTAGAGCACGAGCATTCGTATCTGATTCAGGGCGAGGAGCGTGAACAGCTTGAGCGCTGGATGTGGCGACCGAACAAGCATGGGGTGCCCGGTTTGAATCCGGCCATCATCGCCCAGAGTGCAGTCAGGATCGCTGCCGATGCCGGGATCCAGGTGCCCGAGGAAACCCGGATCCTGCTGGTGGAGGGCAGGGATCCGCTGGAGCAGGATCACTTTGCCGAGGAGAAGCTCTGTCCGGTGCTGACATTGTATCGAGCCAGGGATTTTGCCGAGGCGGTCGATCTGCTGACCCGGCTGACAGACAATGCCGGTACCGGTCACTCCTGTGGTATCCATACCTTCAGGTCTGAGTATGTGCATGAACTCGGGATGCGGATGCGTACCAGCCGGATTATGGTGCGACAGGCCCAGGCACCGGCTAACGGCGGCAACTTTTTTAACGGCATGCCCAGTACCGTTACCCTTGGCTGCGGCACCTGGGGGGGCAATAGCACCACCGAGAACATCAACTACCGGCATTTTCTGAATGTGACCTGGGTCAGTGAACCGATTCCGGTCGAGAAACCCAGCGACGAAGAGATGTGGGGTGATTTTCACTCCCGGTATCCCGGGTAG
- a CDS encoding SLC13 family permease, producing the protein MSGIEKQSSLRRQYFFLALACLILLAMVLVPMPESITQVDNAELTPAGQIAMGVLLFALVLWITEVIPFHITGLMAVILLALLQVDTFQEIVMIGFGNHIVVFFIGVLTLSAFITHSGLGKRISVFLLSKTGNSTAMILLGFLTAGALLSMWITDMAVAAMLMPLGVSILREEGLKPLKSNFGRALMISCCWGPTIGGIGTPAGAGPNPIAIQFMADMAGINVSFIDWMKFGVPSALLLLLPSWGLLLLFFKPELKRLTRTSEELREEFRKLPPMEQEEKTTLVLFVLTVILWLTTPLWERLLGIPIPISLPVMLTGCLFFLPGLTGISWKEVQGEISWSGILLIVTGISLGMMLYRTGAANWLSVVLLGGIGGLGRYLQIFSIVLIVSFLKVAFSSNTVTATIIIPIMIALAQNLGLDVAAITIPAGLTASMAFILVTSTPTNVIPYTAGYFSIKDLAIAGIAMTIVSSFILALVIMVVLPISGLS; encoded by the coding sequence ATGAGCGGCATCGAAAAACAGAGCTCGCTGCGCCGGCAGTACTTCTTTCTGGCCCTGGCCTGTCTGATACTCCTGGCGATGGTGCTGGTTCCCATGCCGGAGTCAATCACCCAGGTGGATAATGCCGAGCTTACGCCTGCCGGGCAGATCGCCATGGGGGTACTGCTGTTTGCCCTGGTGCTGTGGATTACCGAGGTCATCCCGTTTCATATTACCGGGCTGATGGCGGTGATCCTGCTGGCGCTGCTGCAGGTAGACACCTTCCAGGAAATCGTGATGATCGGGTTCGGGAATCATATCGTGGTGTTTTTTATCGGGGTGCTGACCCTGTCGGCCTTTATTACCCACTCCGGTCTTGGCAAGCGAATCTCGGTATTTCTGCTGTCAAAAACCGGCAACAGCACCGCCATGATCCTGCTGGGATTTCTGACTGCCGGTGCCCTGCTGTCGATGTGGATTACTGACATGGCCGTGGCGGCGATGCTGATGCCGCTGGGGGTGTCGATCCTGCGCGAGGAAGGGCTGAAGCCCCTGAAAAGCAACTTCGGGCGGGCCCTGATGATCTCCTGCTGCTGGGGGCCAACGATCGGCGGGATCGGGACCCCCGCTGGAGCGGGGCCCAACCCGATTGCGATACAGTTTATGGCCGATATGGCCGGTATCAATGTCTCGTTTATCGATTGGATGAAGTTTGGTGTGCCGTCCGCGCTGCTGCTGCTGCTGCCGTCCTGGGGACTGCTGCTGCTGTTTTTCAAACCTGAGTTGAAGCGCCTGACCCGTACCAGCGAGGAGCTGCGCGAGGAGTTTCGCAAACTCCCGCCGATGGAGCAGGAGGAAAAAACCACCCTGGTGCTGTTTGTGCTGACGGTTATCCTGTGGCTTACCACCCCGCTGTGGGAGCGGCTGCTGGGGATTCCCATCCCGATCTCCCTGCCGGTCATGCTTACCGGCTGTCTCTTCTTTCTGCCGGGGCTGACCGGTATCAGCTGGAAAGAGGTACAGGGAGAGATCTCCTGGAGCGGGATCCTGCTGATCGTAACCGGGATCTCTCTGGGGATGATGCTCTACCGGACCGGCGCTGCCAACTGGCTCTCGGTGGTGCTGCTTGGCGGGATAGGCGGGCTGGGGCGCTATCTGCAGATATTTTCGATTGTCCTGATCGTATCGTTTCTCAAGGTGGCCTTCTCCAGCAACACCGTAACCGCGACCATCATCATTCCGATCATGATTGCCCTGGCGCAGAATCTGGGGCTGGATGTGGCCGCAATCACCATTCCGGCCGGGCTTACCGCCTCGATGGCGTTTATCCTGGTTACCTCTACCCCGACCAATGTGATCCCGTACACCGCCGGCTATTTCTCTATCAAGGATCTGGCGATCGCCGGCATTGCGATGACGATTGTGTCATCGTTTATCCTGGCGCTGGTAATTATGGTGGTATTGCCGATTTCGGGGTTATCATGA
- a CDS encoding transketolase encodes MTANEIRELQQKAVEIRRLTVDEIAHLGVGHVGGSMSVVEILTLLYYRHLRVNPAEPRDPKRDKLVMSKGHAGPTLYAILADKGFFPKEMLHTLNQGGTNLPSHCDMNRTPGIDMTTGSLGQGLSAAIGIALGHRLQQLPGRIFALIGDGDLNEGQTWEAAMSGAMFGVTNLVAFVDYNKMQIDGPIDSVMKTGQLAQRWESFGWHTQQVNGHDFAELDAALEAALAQSERPAMIIADTVKGKGLPFAEGDYKNHNMPITDEQAAEAYAALQQEMEALS; translated from the coding sequence ATGACAGCGAACGAAATTCGTGAGTTGCAGCAGAAGGCCGTCGAGATACGTCGGCTGACTGTGGATGAGATAGCACACCTGGGCGTCGGGCATGTTGGCGGCAGTATGTCGGTGGTAGAGATTCTGACCCTGTTGTACTACCGGCACTTGCGGGTAAACCCGGCCGAGCCGCGTGATCCGAAGCGCGACAAGCTGGTGATGTCCAAGGGACATGCCGGACCGACACTGTATGCAATCCTTGCCGATAAAGGTTTTTTCCCGAAAGAGATGCTGCATACCCTGAATCAGGGGGGCACCAATCTGCCAAGCCATTGTGACATGAATCGGACTCCGGGGATCGATATGACAACCGGTTCCCTTGGCCAGGGGCTTTCGGCGGCCATCGGGATTGCGCTGGGGCATCGGCTGCAGCAGCTGCCGGGACGAATTTTTGCGCTCATTGGCGACGGCGACCTGAATGAGGGGCAAACCTGGGAGGCTGCAATGTCGGGAGCGATGTTCGGGGTTACCAATCTGGTGGCCTTCGTGGACTACAACAAGATGCAGATTGACGGCCCGATCGACTCGGTCATGAAGACCGGTCAGCTGGCGCAGCGCTGGGAGAGTTTCGGCTGGCACACCCAGCAGGTGAACGGGCATGATTTTGCCGAGCTGGATGCAGCGCTGGAGGCTGCCCTGGCACAGTCCGAGCGCCCGGCCATGATTATCGCGGATACGGTCAAGGGCAAGGGTCTGCCGTTTGCCGAGGGCGACTACAAAAATCATAACATGCCGATTACCGATGAACAGGCGGCAGAGGCCTACGCGGCCCTGCAGCAGGAGATGGAGGCACTGTCATGA
- a CDS encoding succinate--CoA ligase subunit alpha — translation MSIFVQKNTRILVQGITGKEGSFWTNHMIEMGARVVAGVTPGKEGEQIHGVPVYHTVKRACAAVRPDAAMLFVPARFTKDAVFEALDAGIRRIVTIADGIPLHDQVAIRAAAVAAGAQVVGGNTSGVISPGVSMMGIFPYWIDRVYKPGRIGVMTRSGSLTNEVTSMIVRGGYGVSTLIGVGGDPVPGTRFAEFLPEYERDPDTDAVVIVGELGGTMEEEVAQAIADKRFTKPMVAFIAGRTAPAGKKMGHAGAIVTGGTGSVADKTSALTEAGGYVAMRPRLVGELLREALA, via the coding sequence ATGAGCATTTTTGTACAAAAGAACACCCGTATTCTGGTTCAGGGCATTACCGGTAAGGAAGGCAGTTTCTGGACCAATCACATGATCGAGATGGGGGCCCGGGTTGTTGCCGGGGTTACCCCCGGCAAGGAGGGTGAGCAGATACACGGGGTGCCGGTCTATCACACCGTGAAACGGGCCTGTGCTGCGGTTCGACCGGATGCGGCAATGCTGTTCGTGCCGGCCCGCTTTACCAAAGATGCGGTCTTCGAGGCGCTGGATGCCGGTATTCGCCGGATCGTAACCATTGCCGACGGGATCCCGCTGCATGATCAGGTGGCGATCCGGGCGGCGGCGGTTGCAGCCGGGGCCCAGGTCGTGGGCGGTAACACCTCCGGAGTAATCTCGCCTGGGGTTTCGATGATGGGCATCTTCCCGTACTGGATTGATCGGGTCTACAAGCCCGGTCGTATCGGGGTCATGACCCGCTCCGGCTCACTTACCAACGAGGTCACCTCGATGATCGTGCGCGGAGGCTACGGGGTATCGACCCTGATCGGGGTAGGCGGGGACCCGGTGCCGGGAACCAGATTTGCCGAGTTTCTGCCGGAGTATGAGCGCGATCCGGACACCGACGCGGTGGTGATTGTGGGTGAGCTTGGCGGCACCATGGAAGAAGAGGTCGCCCAGGCAATTGCAGACAAGCGCTTTACCAAGCCGATGGTGGCCTTTATTGCCGGACGCACCGCACCCGCCGGCAAGAAAATGGGGCATGCCGGGGCGATTGTTACCGGCGGTACCGGCTCGGTAGCGGATAAAACATCGGCGCTCACCGAGGCCGGCGGGTATGTCGCCATGCGACCGCGGCTGGTGGGCGAACTGTTGCGGGAGGCGCTGGCATGA
- a CDS encoding MFS transporter, translating to MQDGHGTEQLPGGDARPNGSRAERPVRVRNLLAYGIGDFYGGGSFLIIGMLFMFFLTEVVGLSPIWAAFVFAVGKVWDAVSDPIMGYISDNTRSRYGRRRFYLVLGILPVFISFGLLWLPITLETAAWSVVYYSFAYIFFSTVFTMVMVPYSALNAEMTADYAVRTRLSGVRIIFSQLAALFAGTIPNMIIQAFRRPAAAAAEVLAGLKQTAAAAAAGDPVRLDELAGELQQAQAALAEGGLAAGAAGAENGSRLMRLLPQRFSEFADRVPEIIGELGVLQQRLAGAANSAEGTAAIAAEAAAVQGYLSGVIPQAEAGLRAASQLGYFTMGLVFALLYALPWIVVFLGTWELPYERSQPRYNSPLDVFGNFRTIFVNRSFRVHIGMYICAYTAMDVVMALFVYYLTFSLRQPGWYPIAMGSLLLTQIAMLPVYVTIANRKGKGFAYRMGLSLWAVGMGLAFLLTPDSSIAVLALSCVVIGSGLSAGVMIPWAILPSITDVDEMITGQKRAGTYAGAMTLVRKLVQGLVAMPLVGIALQQIGFVSGLGAQSPETLFRLKLLFLAAPLAILIIGVVTSLRFRITPHTHAVLRAELARRSAGGSGDEVSSETREILEGLTGLEYSKLYQQQGRPHAED from the coding sequence ATGCAGGATGGACACGGTACAGAACAGCTGCCTGGCGGGGACGCACGGCCAAACGGCAGCAGGGCCGAACGGCCGGTACGGGTAAGAAATCTATTGGCCTATGGCATCGGGGACTTTTACGGCGGCGGCTCGTTTCTGATTATCGGCATGCTGTTCATGTTCTTCCTTACCGAGGTCGTGGGACTGTCGCCGATCTGGGCGGCGTTCGTGTTTGCTGTCGGTAAGGTCTGGGATGCGGTTTCCGATCCGATCATGGGCTATATCTCCGACAATACCCGCAGTCGCTATGGCCGACGGCGCTTCTATCTGGTGCTGGGAATTCTGCCGGTATTCATATCCTTTGGGTTGCTGTGGCTCCCGATCACCCTGGAGACTGCTGCCTGGTCGGTGGTGTACTACAGCTTTGCCTATATCTTTTTCAGTACGGTTTTTACCATGGTGATGGTTCCCTATTCGGCACTGAACGCCGAGATGACGGCCGACTATGCGGTTCGCACCCGGCTGTCCGGGGTGCGTATCATCTTTTCCCAACTGGCGGCCCTGTTTGCGGGCACCATCCCCAACATGATCATCCAGGCTTTTCGCCGACCCGCAGCTGCCGCCGCCGAGGTACTTGCCGGGCTGAAACAGACCGCCGCGGCAGCTGCAGCCGGCGACCCGGTGCGGCTCGATGAGCTCGCAGGGGAGCTGCAGCAGGCACAGGCAGCCCTGGCAGAGGGCGGGCTGGCTGCTGGCGCAGCTGGTGCAGAAAACGGCAGCCGGCTGATGCGGCTGCTGCCGCAGCGTTTCAGCGAGTTCGCCGATCGCGTCCCGGAGATCATCGGGGAGCTCGGGGTGCTGCAGCAGCGCCTGGCAGGAGCAGCGAACTCCGCCGAGGGCACTGCTGCTATCGCCGCCGAGGCAGCGGCAGTGCAGGGATACCTGTCGGGTGTTATCCCGCAGGCCGAGGCCGGGCTGCGGGCAGCCAGTCAGCTGGGCTACTTTACTATGGGTCTGGTGTTCGCACTGCTGTATGCCCTGCCGTGGATCGTGGTGTTTCTGGGAACCTGGGAGCTGCCGTACGAGCGCAGCCAGCCGCGCTATAACAGCCCGCTGGATGTGTTCGGCAACTTTCGCACCATCTTTGTGAACCGTTCATTTCGGGTGCATATCGGGATGTATATCTGCGCCTATACCGCCATGGATGTGGTAATGGCCCTGTTTGTGTACTACCTCACATTCAGCCTGCGGCAGCCAGGGTGGTATCCGATTGCTATGGGCTCGCTGCTGCTTACCCAGATCGCGATGCTTCCGGTGTATGTTACCATCGCGAACCGGAAGGGAAAGGGCTTTGCCTATCGAATGGGTCTCAGCCTGTGGGCAGTCGGGATGGGACTGGCCTTTCTGCTGACGCCGGACTCCTCGATAGCAGTACTGGCACTGAGCTGCGTGGTCATCGGGTCGGGGTTGTCGGCCGGGGTTATGATACCCTGGGCAATTCTGCCGTCCATAACCGATGTTGACGAGATGATTACCGGGCAGAAGCGGGCCGGTACCTATGCGGGGGCAATGACCCTGGTGCGTAAACTGGTACAGGGACTGGTAGCGATGCCGCTGGTTGGCATCGCACTGCAGCAGATCGGTTTTGTAAGCGGTCTGGGGGCCCAGAGCCCGGAAACCCTGTTCCGGCTAAAGCTGCTGTTTTTGGCTGCTCCGCTTGCAATTCTGATAATCGGGGTGGTGACTTCCCTGAGATTCCGGATTACTCCCCATACCCATGCGGTCCTGCGTGCAGAACTGGCGCGTCGCAGCGCCGGGGGAAGCGGAGACGAGGTAAGCAGTGAGACCCGTGAGATCCTGGAAGGATTGACCGGTCTGGAATATAGCAAGCTTTACCAGCAGCAAGGGAGGCCACATGCTGAGGATTGA